The genomic segment GGGTAGAACCTCGGGTTGGTGACCAAGGTTTCAGAGCCTCCCCTCCTCGACTAGAAAAGGGGAGAACCGCCTCATTTGGCGTGCAGGGGAGGCTGAGCAGACACATGGAGTGCCCCCAGCAgggcgcctggcacacagtgggggcTCGATAAACAGCAGTTTGAGCCCCAGACTCAGTGCTTCCATGGTGCGTGGGACACAGTGCTGCCTTCGAGAGGCCAAGACAGAACAGGAAGGAAAAGTCCTGCTGGTGTTTTTGCTGGAGTTAACAGCGAAGCCTCCGAGGGCCAGGGCTCCGGAGTTGGGATACAGACCAGGTCTGCCCGGGGCACCCCAGGGAACCAGCAAGCTGTCCCACTGGCTAACGCTGAAGCTGGCAGAGCAAGCTGAGTCGCTAACGGCAGCCCCGAGCGCTTAGGACTTTACAACTTGACTCTGGGCGCCAGAGAGGTTTTGGGAGCAGGGGAGGCATGGAGCTGAGCTCTAGTTGACGAAAGTGACTGCCTTGCGCAGAGGGCCCTGCTGGGAGAAGCCAGCGCCGGGAGATGGCAGCTGTTAAAACAGTCAGAGACCAAGAGAGGCCgggtgtggggaggaaggaaaggcgGGCAGGGATGactcagtgtcctgaagtttcaGACAGCAGTGACAAGGGTGAGGAAATAACAGAAAAGGGGAAGTCAAAAGGAGAGgcgtccaggggcttccctggtggcgcagtggttgagagtccgcctgccaatgcaggggacacaggttcgagccctggtcctggaagatcccacatgccgcggagcaactaagcccacgcaccacaattactgagcctgcgctctagagcccgcgagccacaactactgagcctgcactcctagagaccgtgagccacaactactgaagcccgtgtacctagatcctgtgctccacaacaagagacgccaccgcagtgagaagcccgagcaccacaatgaagagtagcccccgctcaccacaactggagaaaacctgcgtgcagcaacgaagacccaatgcagccaaaaataaaaacaaacaaacaaacaaaaaaaacaacccatcacagggacttccctggcggcgcagtggttgagaatccacctgccaatgcaggggacaagggttcgagccctgttccaggaagatctcacatgccgcggagcaactaagcccatgcgtcacaactactgagcctgtgctctagagcccgcaagccacaattactgagcctgcacgccacagctactgaagcccacgcacctagagcccgtgctccacaacgagaagccaccgcaatgagaagtacgcacaccgcaacaaagagtagcccccgctcgtcacaactagagaaagcctgtgtgcagcaacgaagacccaacgcagccaaaaataaataaatttatataataaaaaaatccaTCACGGTGTTAGGTATGATTACCAGaaaatggttaagtaaattacAGTGCACCTAGATGCTGAAATGCTATGTAGCTTTAAAAAGCCATGTTGATGACAGGCCTTTCATGACATAGAGAAGGGCTCTGAGAtaatgttaagttaaaaaaaaaaaaaagggcaggtgGCAACACTGCGTATACTCAACCTTGAGAATACAGAtgttgaaactaacataacattgtaagtcagggatatttcaattaaaaattttaaaactggtacttccctggtggtacagtggttaagaatccgcctgccaatgcaaggaacacgggttcgagccctggtccgggaagatcccacatgccgcggagcaactaagtccgtgcgccacaactactgagcctgcgctctagggcctgcgagccacaactactgaagtccacgtgccacagctactgaagcctgcacacctagagcccgtgctccacaagataagccactgcaatgagaagtacgcacaccacaacaaagagtagctcccgctcgccacaactactgaagcccatgcacagcaacgaagacccaatgcaggagttccctggtggcacagtggctgagagtctgcctgccgatgcaggggacacaggttcgtgccccggtccgggaagatcccacatgcggcagagcggctgtgcccgtgagccatggccgctgagcctgcgcacccggagcctgttgctccgcaacgggagaggccacaacagtgagaggcccgcatacagcaaaaaaaaaaaaaaaaaaaaaaaaatgcagccaaaaagaaaaaaaattgttaattaattaattttaaaaaagatacagatgtagaaaaacacTGGAAGGAAATATACTAAAATGCTAATAGTGGCTATCTCTGGGTAGTGATCTTATagcttgttattttcttctttgtacttttttttttttggctgcgttgggtcttcattgctgcacacgggctttctctagttgtggcgagcaggggctactcttcgttgtggtgtgcgggctcctcatggtgccttctcttgttgcggagcacgggctctgggcactcaggcttcagtagttgtggcacatgggctctggagcgcaggctcagtagttgtggctcacgggcttagctgctctgcggcacgtgggatcttcccggaccagggctcgaacccgtgtcccctgcactggcaggcagattcttaaccactgcgccaccagggaagtcctcttctttgtacttttctgtattttccatggTGGACGCTTAATCCTCACATTAGaaaaaacaatatggagatttcAAGCAGTCCTAAGTCAGCAGCGTTGGGGGAGTGGGCAGAGCTTGGCAGAGGTCCCTGGAGGTGAGGGGACGTACATCCGGGTCAAAGCCACAACGAGAGCCCGGAAGCCCCCCTCACCCCAGGGTGCCCAGCCATCTCCAGGACACAGTGCGCCCAGCCAGCTCTCACCCTCCAGCTCCTCCAGCTGCACCTCACGAAGGCTCTCCTTGCCCAGCGCCCGGGCCACTTCTTCACACTGGCGCCGCCGCAGGGGATACTCGCTGGAGCCCAATGAGTGGCGGACGTTGGAGTTGGTGATGAGCACAGCCAGCTTGGGATCCAACAACGGCACCAGGCTTGTCTCCAGGGACCTGGGATGGAGATGGAGCCAGGAAGATGACAAGGGCAAGCGTCTGTTTGCCGCACATGTTTCATCCAGGAGCTCTCCTACGAGGTGGGAGGGGACAAGGGGAGCCCCTGACCTGCAGTCAATGAGCAACGCGTGGCCTTTCTGCCCCAGCAGTGCGATGAGCTGGTCCATGATGCCACAGGGCACCCCTGCGAAGCTGTGCTCAGCCCGCTGACACACCCGGGCCCGGGCGGCTATTGTCCCCGAGTCTGCAGCACAGGGCAAGGTGGGAAGGCTGGGGCCCAGGAGGGGGCACTCGGGGTGGGAGGATGGGAGCAGCCCCCAGTGTGTCCAGTGATACTCCAGGGAGAttccccacccactcccccaaAGCCACAATTGGGGTAGGAAGCTCTGATCACAGGACCTCAGGGAAGGAGGGCTGCGTTGGGAGCTGGGGTCTAGGAGGTACCTGGGCAGAGCTGCTGCAGGAAGGTATACGTGGCCACTTCCAGGGATGCTGAGCTGGACAGCCCACCCCCCAGGGGCACTGAGCTGACCACCACTGCACTGAAGCCAGGGAGGGGGGCAGCTGCAGGAGAAAGAATAGATGACGGTAAGACGGGCCATCTGGGAGGATGAGCACAAGAAGGGCATGTATCCTGGTATAAAGGAGGCAACTGCCTGGCAGCTGCTTCTGCGGAACTGTGTCTCAATTGTCAGAGGCCACCAACCTGTTGGGCCAAGGGGTCCACCGCCCTCCATCCTCCTACCCTGAGGTTCCTGGGACACAGACTCCTAGTTCTCCTGGTTTAGGGCTCTGGAGACCAACgggctggggtttgaaccctggctccTCCAATCATGTCATGGGCAAGTTCTAGAACCTCTGAGGGCatcagtctcctcacctgtacCATGGGGATGCTCCACGCTGCATGCCTACCCCACAGTGGATTAGATGAGCTAATGAGCTTCGCGGCTGAGAGACAGGAATTTGACCCAGGCCTGGGCCCCATACCTGGGTAGTGCTGAATCACTCCCTTGACGTAGTTGGCCCAGTGGGGGGCCCCAGGCTCCAGTGGCCGCTGGGTTGTGGGCAGGGGAAACTGCAGCCGGCGGGGCTCGTCGGCATCCTCAGAGGTGGTAAGGAGGGAGATAAGCCCATCTGCCCGGGGGCTGCCCACCAGCACAGTCCCAAGCTCCAGCGCCTGGCAGAAGAAACAAATAGTGTGCAAAACTTCCACTACCAAGGGGCCAGGGACAGACAAGGAGGTGACCTCCAGGCTCAACATGAAGGGAATGGGGAGTGTCTCAGGGAAGAGCCTGCATGTCCATCTGGCCTTGGGGGGCTTGGGTCCCACCCCATAGGTCTTCAGGGGCAGGGCCAGTGCAGCGGGAGTGCAGACCTGGACTCTGCCCTAAGCGTGGGCTCCTGGCTGTGGGTCAGTAGGAAAACAGAATCAGACGAGCTCTTTCTGACGCCTTCCCATTTTGGAAGATGCACAGTGGGATGGACATGGCCCCAGGCTAAGGCAGCTCCatctcagctgtgtgaccttgagcagatcactagccctctctgtgcctccactcCCTCCTCTGCGAACTGAACGGGCCGGACCAGGAGGCTTAGGGCTACTTCGCCTCGGTTTACAGTTGGGCCCCGTTCCGCATCCCCCCACAATCTGAGGTGGCTCCCAAGGAGATGGCGAGGATCAGCGGTCCATAGCCTACTTCCTCGCGGATTCCCCGTTTCCTCCCTTCCAACGTGTGAAATGCCCCGTCCCAGGGTCTCTCCCACGTGCTCGTCCCCCACACTCGGCTGGAGAAAAAGTTCGGAGCGGCCCGCCCAACAGTGCAAGCGGGGAGATGGCGCCTCCCCCGCAGCCCCTCACCATGGGCAGCACCAGGCCCTGGTTGTAGTCCGTGTGCTCCCCGATGAGGTTGACGCGGCCCGGGGCCGACACGGCCAGCTCGGGCTCGGCCCCGAACTCCTCCAGGAAGGCTCTCCGGGCCTTGGCCAGCAGCTCCCCGGGCTGGCGCTGCTCGGAAGCGGCCATGACACTCACCCTGCGGCTCTGCCGGGCGCAGTCGGGTCGGCCCGGGATGCTCGGGGCGGAGCCGCGCTGCGTCGGCTCACACAGCTGCACGCACCGCCCCAAATCGGGCCGCgctggccccgccccgcccgcggtTCCGGCCCAATCCACCAGCTGGGCGCGCGGAGCGGGCTGGCGGCGGGCTTTCCAAAGAAGTGCTGGGCGCTCAGCGGGGCGGGTATTGGCCGGCCCGGGACATCTGAGCTGCTCTTTCCTGGCCCTGGTGCCCCTCTCTGTGTCCACACCCATCCACCCAGCCATCTACCCCAGCCGGAGCAATAGAGCTGGCCTCCCACACCTGGGTTTCCCAAAAGGCTCTCCTAGGTCCTAAAGTCCTGCAACCGTGAGAGGTCACCAGCCTCTGATGATAAATCTGTAAGAGGGCCGCCAGACAATCAGTGTAAATAGAAATAAGGAAAGCCAAGTGTGATGGAGTCACTTTCTACACGCTTCTTTTCTAGAGTGGACCTGCTGGCCCAGCTCCTAGCAATGGAGGAGTAGGGAAGGTGGAGATGGACAGCagtgggcccagcccctcctggaAGGACCCACCCAGCTGCCAAGGTAGGTTGGTCGGTTGGCCCCAGCAGGTGCTTTCTCAGCCTGGAACCTTGGTCCCAGGGCCTGGTGCCCAGAGTCTGACACTAGCCACCTCCTCTCTCACCAGCCTGCATCCTAAACCTTCAAGCTGTCCCCATCTCCTCACTGGATGCCTGTCCACAGTTGGCCACCCCATATGAAACCTTGGAGGGGAAAGGCTGAAATGTAAGCAGACTCTTCGGGATTAGAGTGGGGGTTTTGTGGAGGGTTGCAACCAGGGTAGCTTGGGGTCTGCTCAGGGGGTTGCCCCAAGAACATTCAAAAGTCAGCTCTGAAAACTCCTAGAAGTAAACACAAGGTTAAACCTTTGGGACCTTGGCTTAGTCAATGGTTTTTTAGataggacaccaaaagcacaagcaacaaaagaaaaatatgtaaattgtacttcatcaaaataaaatacttttgtgCATCTAAGGACCAccccatcaagaaagtgaaaagacaacccacagaatggaagaaaatatttgcaaatcatatttaAGGGACTTGTATCAAGAATgtataaagagggcttccctggtgacgcagtggttaagaatccgcctgggggcttccctggtggcgcagtggttgagagtccgcctgccgatgcaggggccccggtctgggaagatcccacatgccgaggagcggctgggcccgtgagccatggccgctgagcctgcgcgtccggagcctgtgctctgcaacgggagaggccacaacggtaagaggcccgcgtaccaccaaaaaaaaaaaaaaaaaaaataatccgcctgccaatgcaggggagacggattcgagccctggtcctggaagatcccacatgccgcagagcaactaagcccgtgtgccacaactactgagcctgtgctctagcgccctcgagccacaactactgagcctacgtgccacaacgactgaagcccgcgtgcctagagcccgtgctccgcaacaagagaagccaccgcagtgagaagcccgcgcactgcgatgaagagtagcccccgctcgctgcaacgagagaaaagcaatgaagcagcaacaaagacccaacgcagccagaaacaataaataaattataaaaaaaaaaagaatgtataaagagggacttccctggtggtgcagtggctaagaatccgtccgccaatgcaggggacacgggttcgagtcctggtctgggaagatcccacacgctgcggagcagctaagccctaaataaattttttaaaaaagaaagaagaatgtataaacagctcttacaa from the Delphinus delphis chromosome 19, mDelDel1.2, whole genome shotgun sequence genome contains:
- the GALK1 gene encoding galactokinase isoform X1, coding for MAGWMGVDTERGTRARKEQLRCPGPANTRPAERPALLWKARRQPAPRAQLVDWAGTAGGAGPARPDLGRCVQLCEPTQRGSAPSIPGRPDCARQSRRALELGTVLVGSPRADGLISLLTTSEDADEPRRLQFPLPTTQRPLEPGAPHWANYVKGVIQHYPAAPLPGFSAVVVSSVPLGGGLSSSASLEVATYTFLQQLCPDSGTIAARARVCQRAEHSFAGVPCGIMDQLIALLGQKGHALLIDCRSLETSLVPLLDPKLAVLITNSNVRHSLGSSEYPLRRRQCEEVARALGKESLREVQLEELEAGRELMSGEAFRRARHVVGEIQRTAQAAAALSRGDYRAFGRLMVESHNSLRDDYEVSCPELDQLVEAALSAPGVYGSRMTGGGFGGCTVTLLEASAASLVMQHIQVGAVQRDRHLLPFPGGRRRPGAVPVRPSQAGPRQACPPTWVLNKLVLPLALIPACLQRWMCAWASEKGVYKNCSPALGRRQKHGQGRAQR
- the GALK1 gene encoding galactokinase isoform X2, whose protein sequence is MAASEQRQPGELLAKARRAFLEEFGAEPELAVSAPGRVNLIGEHTDYNQGLVLPMALELGTVLVGSPRADGLISLLTTSEDADEPRRLQFPLPTTQRPLEPGAPHWANYVKGVIQHYPAAPLPGFSAVVVSSVPLGGGLSSSASLEVATYTFLQQLCPDSGTIAARARVCQRAEHSFAGVPCGIMDQLIALLGQKGHALLIDCRSLETSLVPLLDPKLAVLITNSNVRHSLGSSEYPLRRRQCEEVARALGKESLREVQLEELEAGRELMSGEAFRRARHVVGEIQRTAQAAAALSRGDYRAFGRLMVESHNSLRDDYEVSCPELDQLVEAALSAPGVYGSRMTGGGFGGCTVTLLEASAASLVMQHIQGQYSGTATFYLSQAADGAQVLCL